Proteins found in one Pseudomonas sp. P8_241 genomic segment:
- the erdR gene encoding response regulator transcription factor ErdR — translation MATYEILIADDHPLFRSALHQALTLGLGPDVRLVEVASIAELETRLTEKADWDLVLLDLNMPGAYGFSGLVLLRGQYPQIPVVMVSAQEEATIMVKSREFGASGFIPKSSDLGVIQKAVRAVLDGDVFWPPQAFESVSVSDEAKAASEGLASLTPQQFRVLTMVCEGLLNKQIAYELSVSEATIKAHVTAIFRKLNVRTRTQAALLLQQLESISSH, via the coding sequence ATGGCCACATACGAAATCCTGATTGCCGATGACCACCCACTTTTTCGAAGTGCCTTGCACCAGGCGTTGACGTTGGGCCTTGGTCCGGATGTCCGACTGGTAGAAGTGGCGAGCATTGCCGAACTGGAAACCCGCCTCACCGAAAAAGCCGATTGGGATCTGGTGCTGCTGGATCTGAACATGCCGGGCGCCTACGGTTTTTCCGGGCTGGTTCTGTTGCGTGGGCAGTACCCGCAAATTCCGGTGGTCATGGTCTCGGCCCAGGAAGAAGCGACCATCATGGTCAAATCCCGTGAATTCGGGGCCAGCGGTTTTATCCCCAAGTCCAGCGATCTGGGTGTGATCCAGAAAGCCGTGCGTGCGGTGCTTGACGGTGATGTTTTCTGGCCTCCACAGGCGTTCGAATCGGTCAGTGTTTCCGATGAAGCCAAGGCTGCCAGTGAGGGACTCGCCAGCCTGACACCACAGCAATTCCGAGTGCTAACCATGGTCTGCGAAGGCTTGTTGAATAAACAGATTGCTTACGAATTGAGTGTTTCCGAGGCGACGATCAAGGCGCACGTGACCGCGATTTTCCGTAAGCTGAATGTACGGACCCGGACTCAGGCCGCGTTGCTCTTGCAACAACTTGAGTCAATTTCCAGCCATTGA
- a CDS encoding LysR family transcriptional regulator, with product MRFTLRQLQVFVAVAQQESVSRAAGLLNLSQSAASTSITELERQCSCQLFDRAGKRLSLNALGKQLLPQAVALLDQAKEIEDLLNGKSGFGSLAVGATLTIGNYLATLLIGSFMQRHPESQVKLHVQNTANIVQQVAHYEIDLGLIEGDCSHPDIEVQSWVEDELVVFCAPQHPLAKRGSATMDELSHEAWILREQGSGTRLTFDQAMRHHRSSLNVRLELEHTEAIKRAVESGLGIGCISRLALRDAFRRGSLVAVETPDLDLSRQFYFIWHKQKYQTSAMREFLDLCRAFTAGVQRSDEIVLPNIA from the coding sequence ATGCGATTTACTCTTCGTCAACTACAAGTCTTCGTCGCCGTTGCCCAGCAGGAAAGCGTATCCCGTGCTGCGGGCTTGCTCAACCTCTCGCAATCGGCGGCGAGCACCTCGATCACCGAACTGGAGCGCCAATGCAGCTGCCAGTTGTTCGACCGTGCCGGCAAACGACTGAGCCTCAATGCGCTGGGCAAGCAACTGCTGCCGCAAGCTGTCGCCCTGCTGGACCAGGCCAAGGAAATCGAGGACCTGCTCAATGGCAAATCGGGTTTCGGCTCGCTAGCGGTGGGCGCGACGCTGACCATCGGCAACTACCTGGCGACCCTGCTGATCGGCAGCTTCATGCAGCGCCATCCGGAAAGCCAGGTAAAGCTGCACGTACAGAACACTGCCAATATCGTGCAACAAGTGGCTCACTACGAAATTGACCTGGGTCTAATCGAAGGCGATTGCAGCCACCCGGACATCGAAGTACAGAGCTGGGTTGAAGACGAATTGGTGGTGTTTTGCGCCCCGCAGCATCCGTTGGCCAAGCGTGGCTCCGCGACCATGGACGAATTGAGCCACGAAGCGTGGATCCTGCGTGAGCAAGGTTCAGGCACACGGCTGACCTTCGACCAGGCCATGCGCCACCATCGCAGCTCGTTGAATGTCCGCCTGGAGCTGGAACACACCGAGGCAATCAAGCGCGCGGTGGAGTCAGGTCTGGGGATTGGCTGTATATCGCGGCTGGCATTACGCGATGCATTCCGCCGCGGCAGTCTCGTCGCGGTGGAAACGCCGGATCTGGACCTGTCGCGGCAGTTTTACTTCATCTGGCACAAACAGAAATACCAGACCTCGGCGATGCGCGAGTTCCTCGATCTGTGCCGCGCCTTCACCGCCGGGGTCCAGCGCAGCGACGAGATCGTGCTACCCAACATCGCTTAA
- a CDS encoding tRNA-uridine aminocarboxypropyltransferase, with product MSHAPNAVARLRDQREEEGIKPIQARGWRAPRCHDCRVIQSHCLCAWRPKVQTRSGVCLIMTNKEVFKPSNTGWLIADVVADNHAFIWSRTEIDPQLLVLLSDPQWQPYLVFPGEYVAPERVTNSVDVDSDKRPLFILLDATWTEARKIFRKSPYFDNLPILSLLPEKLSRYRLRRSTRSEHLCTAEVAALCLDLAGDTDAASALDAYFDVFSQHYLDAKHQLEMNVSTPAHAELMPYVQPTTPSPG from the coding sequence ATGAGTCATGCCCCCAACGCCGTAGCCCGCCTGCGTGACCAGCGCGAAGAAGAGGGTATCAAGCCGATTCAGGCCCGTGGCTGGCGGGCACCGCGTTGCCATGACTGTCGGGTGATCCAGAGCCACTGCCTGTGCGCCTGGCGTCCCAAGGTCCAGACTCGCTCCGGTGTTTGCCTGATCATGACCAACAAGGAAGTCTTCAAGCCGAGTAATACCGGGTGGCTGATCGCCGATGTGGTCGCGGACAATCACGCATTCATCTGGTCGCGCACTGAAATCGATCCGCAATTGCTCGTGCTGTTGTCCGACCCGCAATGGCAGCCTTATCTGGTGTTCCCCGGCGAGTATGTTGCGCCGGAGCGCGTGACCAATAGCGTTGATGTCGACAGCGATAAACGACCGCTCTTCATCCTGCTGGATGCGACCTGGACCGAAGCCCGGAAGATTTTCCGAAAAAGTCCTTACTTCGATAACTTGCCGATTCTTAGCCTGCTGCCCGAAAAACTGTCCCGCTACCGGTTGCGTCGATCAACGCGCAGCGAGCACCTGTGCACGGCGGAAGTCGCGGCGTTGTGCCTTGATCTTGCGGGCGATACGGACGCAGCGTCGGCACTGGACGCTTACTTCGACGTGTTCAGCCAGCATTATCTCGATGCCAAGCATCAACTGGAAATGAACGTCTCGACTCCCGCACACGCCGAGTTGATGCCCTATGTTCAGCCGACAACGCCATCACCGGGCTGA
- a CDS encoding PA3611 family quorum-sensing-regulated virulence factor encodes MLRLIVPTAAILLASSFNAQAASLSEQNLNRELRNVAAQSSVGTPRAINEDILDQGYTVEGNVLINHLSVQSSHANKMRADPKAVYFQLGASVCNNPSYRKLMAKGAVMRYDFTEVKTNRAVGSASYQESDCPKAPSKKK; translated from the coding sequence ATGCTGCGCCTTATCGTTCCCACCGCTGCCATTCTGCTGGCGTCGTCCTTCAACGCTCAAGCTGCGTCCTTGAGTGAGCAGAATCTGAACAGAGAGCTGCGAAATGTCGCCGCACAAAGCAGCGTCGGCACTCCACGGGCGATCAATGAAGACATTCTCGATCAGGGCTACACAGTCGAAGGCAATGTATTGATCAACCACTTGAGCGTACAAAGCAGTCACGCCAACAAAATGCGCGCCGATCCCAAAGCCGTGTACTTCCAGTTGGGCGCGTCTGTCTGCAACAACCCGTCCTACCGCAAGTTGATGGCCAAGGGCGCGGTCATGCGTTACGACTTCACCGAAGTCAAAACCAATCGTGCGGTCGGCTCTGCGAGCTACCAGGAATCGGATTGCCCGAAAGCGCCGTCGAAGAAAAAGTAA
- a CDS encoding diacylglycerol kinase, translated as MSPFKGQTGLKRILNASGYSLDGLRAAFTGEAAFRQLVLLNVILIPLSFFLSVSRVEQALLIAVCLLALIVELLNSAVEAAIDRISLELHPLSKNAKDMGSAAQFVALTMIALVWAVILL; from the coding sequence ATGTCACCTTTCAAAGGCCAGACCGGCCTTAAACGCATCCTCAACGCCTCCGGTTACTCGCTGGACGGCCTGCGCGCAGCCTTCACCGGTGAAGCCGCTTTTCGGCAGCTGGTGTTGCTCAACGTCATTCTGATTCCGTTGTCGTTCTTCCTCAGTGTCAGCCGGGTCGAGCAGGCATTGCTGATTGCGGTATGCCTGCTGGCGTTGATCGTCGAACTGCTCAACTCGGCCGTGGAAGCAGCCATCGACCGCATTTCCCTTGAGCTGCACCCGCTGTCCAAGAACGCCAAGGACATGGGCAGCGCCGCGCAATTCGTGGCGTTAACCATGATCGCCCTGGTGTGGGCCGTCATTCTGCTTTAA